Proteins encoded by one window of Akkermansia muciniphila ATCC BAA-835:
- a CDS encoding uracil-DNA glycosylase has protein sequence MSATPNSLFRHYLDSLIQQGTTRTSLTDEARNVLRTWYVASRQGGRPAASAPASPEPPPLQAAAPASAPASAPAGKPEPPELFPQNREPASAITLPEGTMEDKLQYLRNLAQNWKPARELNSLRDTMVFATGNPHTKLMLIGEAPGYYEEVQQEPFVGRAGEKLNQILRAMGLSRDMVYISNIVKFRPALPNQRTNNRAPTPEEIEACLPIIMHEIRVIQPKMIVALGGTAAVGLLGEQGSVSSMRGRFHDLNGIPVRVTYHPSYLLRSDSPREKRKVWEDMLAVMERLDMPISEKQRGYFLPRA, from the coding sequence ATGAGCGCTACACCGAACAGCCTTTTCCGCCATTATCTTGATTCCCTGATCCAGCAGGGAACAACGCGAACGAGCCTGACGGATGAAGCCAGAAACGTTCTCAGAACATGGTACGTGGCTTCCAGGCAGGGAGGCCGTCCCGCCGCATCAGCACCCGCTTCTCCGGAACCGCCGCCCCTGCAGGCAGCCGCTCCTGCCTCCGCTCCTGCCTCCGCTCCTGCCGGAAAGCCGGAACCGCCGGAGCTGTTTCCGCAAAACAGGGAACCGGCCTCTGCCATTACCCTCCCGGAAGGGACAATGGAAGACAAGCTGCAATACCTCCGTAATCTGGCGCAGAACTGGAAACCGGCGCGGGAACTCAACTCCCTGCGGGACACCATGGTCTTTGCCACGGGCAATCCCCATACGAAACTCATGCTCATCGGGGAAGCTCCCGGATATTATGAAGAAGTGCAGCAGGAGCCCTTTGTGGGCCGTGCCGGGGAAAAACTCAACCAGATATTAAGGGCCATGGGGCTCTCCAGAGACATGGTCTATATTTCCAATATCGTCAAATTCCGCCCGGCCCTCCCCAACCAGCGGACCAATAACCGTGCACCCACGCCGGAAGAAATTGAAGCATGCCTGCCCATCATCATGCATGAAATCCGGGTCATCCAGCCGAAAATGATTGTAGCCTTGGGCGGTACCGCCGCCGTAGGCCTATTGGGGGAACAGGGATCCGTCAGTTCCATGCGCGGCAGGTTCCACGACCTTAACGGCATTCCCGTACGCGTCACTTACCATCCCAGTTATCTGCTCAGATCGGACAGCCCGCGGGAAAAACGCAAGGTATGGGAAGACATGCTGGCCGTTATGGAACGCCTGGACATGCCCATCTCAGAAAAACAGCGCGGCTACTTCCTGCCCAGGGCATAA
- the ilvD gene encoding dihydroxy-acid dehydratase — MRSDRVKAGFERAPHRSLMRATGMTDEDLSRPFIAICNSFNEVIPGHVHLNRVAALIKEEVRKAGGTPVEFNLPGVCDGIAMGHGGMKFSLASRELIADSVETMLSAHAFDAMICIPNCDKIVPGMIMGALRCNIPTIFCSGGPMAAGMAEDGTVLDLNSVFEAVARFKAGKINEEELHSLECRACPGAGSCSGMFTANSMNCLSEVIGLALPGNGSLLATSEERKEFWKQTARRAVEMAKADGPLPRDIVTRDAIDNAFTIDMAMGGSSNTVLHTLAIAREAGVEYDLQRINDISRRTPNICKVAPSSRFHMQDVLRAGGVSAIIHEIARIPGALHLDAMTVSGKTLGETVEGCGIADETVIHPLENAYSRDGGLAILFGNLAEEGAVVKKAGVHPNMMSFRGPAVIFESQEEACEGILAGKVKSGDVVVIRNEGPKGGPGMQEMLAPTSYIMGQGLGAEVALITDGRFSGATHGACIGHISPEAAEGGLIGLLRNGDIIEYSIPDRTLNVCLSEEEIARRRADWKPTYNRVSSSWLSRYRQLATNASKGAVLRRGE; from the coding sequence ATGCGAAGCGATAGAGTTAAAGCAGGGTTCGAGCGTGCGCCGCACCGCAGTTTGATGCGTGCCACCGGAATGACGGATGAGGATTTAAGCCGTCCTTTCATTGCCATTTGCAATTCTTTTAATGAAGTGATTCCGGGCCATGTCCACCTGAACAGGGTGGCCGCCCTCATCAAGGAGGAGGTACGCAAGGCCGGAGGAACTCCCGTGGAATTCAACCTTCCCGGCGTTTGTGACGGCATTGCCATGGGCCACGGCGGCATGAAGTTTTCCCTGGCCAGCCGTGAGCTGATCGCGGACAGCGTAGAGACGATGCTGAGCGCCCATGCGTTTGATGCTATGATCTGCATCCCTAATTGCGACAAGATTGTTCCCGGCATGATTATGGGCGCCCTGCGCTGCAATATTCCCACTATTTTCTGCAGCGGCGGTCCGATGGCCGCCGGCATGGCGGAGGACGGCACGGTGCTGGACCTGAACAGCGTGTTTGAGGCTGTCGCCCGCTTTAAGGCAGGCAAGATTAATGAGGAGGAACTTCATTCCCTGGAATGCCGCGCCTGCCCCGGCGCCGGTTCCTGCTCCGGCATGTTTACAGCCAATTCCATGAATTGCCTGAGCGAGGTGATCGGCCTGGCCCTTCCCGGCAACGGTTCCCTGCTGGCTACTTCAGAGGAACGAAAGGAGTTCTGGAAGCAGACTGCCCGCCGCGCCGTGGAGATGGCGAAGGCGGACGGCCCCCTGCCGCGAGACATCGTAACCCGTGACGCTATCGACAATGCTTTCACAATTGATATGGCCATGGGCGGCAGTTCCAATACCGTGCTCCATACGCTGGCTATCGCCAGGGAAGCCGGCGTGGAGTATGACCTCCAGCGCATCAATGATATTTCTAGGCGAACCCCGAATATTTGCAAGGTGGCTCCTTCCTCCCGCTTCCACATGCAGGATGTTCTGCGTGCAGGCGGGGTGAGTGCCATCATTCATGAAATTGCCAGAATTCCCGGAGCCCTTCATCTGGACGCCATGACCGTCAGCGGGAAAACGCTGGGTGAAACAGTGGAGGGATGCGGCATTGCGGATGAAACCGTGATTCATCCGTTGGAAAATGCCTATTCCCGTGATGGCGGCCTGGCGATTCTGTTCGGCAATCTGGCTGAGGAGGGCGCTGTGGTGAAAAAGGCGGGTGTGCATCCGAATATGATGAGTTTCCGCGGGCCCGCCGTGATTTTCGAGTCTCAGGAAGAGGCCTGCGAAGGCATCCTTGCCGGGAAGGTGAAATCAGGCGATGTGGTTGTCATACGCAATGAAGGCCCCAAGGGCGGCCCCGGCATGCAGGAAATGCTGGCTCCCACTTCCTATATTATGGGGCAGGGCCTTGGCGCGGAAGTGGCGCTTATTACGGACGGCCGTTTTTCCGGAGCCACGCACGGAGCCTGTATTGGCCATATTTCCCCGGAAGCGGCGGAAGGCGGCCTGATCGGCCTGCTGAGGAACGGGGATATTATTGAGTATTCCATTCCGGACCGCACGCTGAACGTCTGTTTGAGCGAGGAGGAGATCGCACGCCGCCGTGCGGATTGGAAACCTACCTATAACAGGGTTTCCTCCTCCTGGCTGAGCCGTTACCGCCAGCTTGCCACGAATGCCAGCAAGGGGGCAGTCCTCCGGCGCGGGGAATAA
- a CDS encoding tyrosine-type recombinase/integrase, protein MARHGKNQKEYLAAEMLLKGSGLNMLDAASLAVELLSLCGGSRSMRRARKAIFLGAEELRKGERTVSFSAAVEEMLKAKRNLRPTTLRDIRYFTGALMRRCPELKGFPVRKLTPEHCAHFLEAAFTSHRQRYKGRAVMSGVLSFSLRRGWCGENPVARVDSPSFRERTIAILAPEEIGSLRTVVEAPEFRDCAPAVWVMLYAGIRPGEVVRLHWRDVDLEERVISVRSRTSKTGGIRHVTIHAVLWRLLAGYGAGGPAGLLCPPNWPVRWRLLRKKAGWGLHNRFGEWSADALRHTYASYHAKWFRDFSLLQLEMGHRSSSLLRERYLNMEGVSRDRARLFWEAPEHGWNNKTGIAGTDFL, encoded by the coding sequence ATGGCGAGACATGGAAAAAACCAGAAGGAATATCTGGCTGCGGAAATGTTATTGAAAGGTAGCGGATTGAATATGCTGGATGCTGCCAGCCTCGCAGTAGAGCTGCTGAGCCTGTGCGGAGGCAGCCGCAGCATGCGCCGGGCCAGAAAGGCAATTTTTCTGGGTGCTGAGGAATTGAGGAAAGGGGAAAGGACGGTTTCCTTTTCCGCCGCCGTGGAAGAAATGCTGAAGGCGAAGCGTAATCTTCGCCCTACGACGTTGCGCGATATCAGGTATTTCACCGGAGCTTTGATGCGGAGGTGTCCGGAATTGAAAGGTTTTCCGGTCCGGAAGCTGACGCCGGAGCATTGCGCCCATTTTCTGGAGGCTGCTTTTACATCCCACAGGCAGCGTTACAAGGGCCGGGCGGTGATGAGCGGCGTTTTGTCCTTTTCCCTGCGGCGCGGATGGTGCGGGGAAAATCCTGTCGCCCGTGTGGACTCTCCTTCGTTTCGTGAACGGACGATTGCCATTTTGGCTCCGGAAGAGATAGGAAGCCTTCGGACGGTGGTGGAAGCTCCGGAATTTCGTGACTGCGCTCCGGCTGTTTGGGTAATGTTGTACGCCGGAATCAGGCCGGGGGAGGTGGTGCGCCTCCATTGGCGTGATGTGGATTTGGAGGAGAGGGTCATTTCCGTAAGGTCCCGAACCAGTAAAACGGGGGGAATCAGGCATGTCACCATTCATGCTGTGCTCTGGCGGCTTCTGGCGGGATACGGAGCAGGGGGGCCGGCCGGACTGTTATGTCCTCCCAATTGGCCGGTGCGCTGGAGGCTGCTCCGGAAAAAAGCCGGATGGGGGCTGCACAACCGCTTTGGAGAATGGAGTGCGGACGCGCTGAGGCATACTTATGCTTCCTATCACGCCAAATGGTTCAGGGATTTTTCCCTGCTTCAGCTGGAGATGGGGCATCGTTCCTCCTCCCTGTTGCGGGAGCGGTACCTGAACATGGAAGGGGTGAGCCGCGACAGGGCACGCCTTTTCTGGGAAGCGCCGGAACATGGCTGGAACAACAAAACCGGCATTGCAGGAACGGACTTTCTATGA
- a CDS encoding autotransporter outer membrane beta-barrel domain-containing protein has protein sequence MNLRLPLPLRRALLAAMCVLGSQTFAAEYTASTLEEFQTAWNQMADGDTLTITGSIDFEGVELGSLPADASIVLKSDGKGSISNFNYKDMSAVNMQHLNVSGRGTVHVGNMTEGMLSGWDEEGNTLSIENASTLEGTWLVLENNKLVAGDGAVLSRNEVTTGHSASIETRIDPETGAFISTVVTSTPGEIAMDLGKNVRIHEMDLSMNDGVRGQIVSHGDISLSDSTLISTGAVNTTSVYENEDSGVLIGQSETVGAHGGIDFSAGAVTMQDTNLSTVGGDSQSTGGEILLGDNSTLTAKERAEITTEALVLSQGIARQDEDGTYLPGTSMEETMGLFGDITVGNGSSIENYDMDAQGSIFIGEGAKLTSVTLDAVSVELDSLSITEGEDGIRTVRMTTGAGDQATVSIGANSTLDDVDIYAEGGNIYIGSNTEITGDNDLSGSQMADIWAGDTVGSIGDDGASTRGTVSFEGTIKQNAEGDYVLASGEYAEGTYGGNVVIGDNVTLTMTTVAAENTITLGDNVTYQGTEDAPVYHMSAFSDADNSLIRASIIDTDENGNILNGTVTVTERENKITTGRGNTFMNSKAPGRSAAMDISRGGALYAHGDIVIGENNSFISNTAAGSGGAVFAQNNIAESITYTDGERTSKLTTEVLDITVGNGTVFSGNTAGANGGAIASELTSNLAQQDGDNVEDLFENEGANIWLGRDVTFTDNAASGLGGAIHLMENRILLIGSGAFFDGNTAGEEANDIFAEDGSVILADTDANDITIINSGISDADYYSLDDGPWTRGAATLIQAGGGDLLYGGSDTEDNGFGGTLIQQSGAGSLIVGHLAEVDDIMVMEGAQLGVEDLTDYEMNGAGVILTEDSVLAGDTLEINGNAVIEMGEGSSLLLNDIAFNGHSSIKLWNIDEAGNGRDLTHTAAGTSSVDNVTITGAEVSELPLFNTAFVSTSATPHENGTIRLTQNMHGVAAPMQGYSGNISGAAAGMEQVRTGVRDGSAAHRFFETLLGTSSADAAAAMIQSVSGETVINAAWASNDALKGFAALGRTQGGISAAQGLNITAAKPVQSADAKGSPIAMAPVASGRGSVWVGGLGSWTDQHSRSGIDGYKYDAGGYAVGADCKLSSSVLAGVAIGQSYGTFQDKGGLSSYDADSFMAMLYGRYTPAGTSKLSLDGYAAFGTTSFDGKARLADTSAAGKFDSDSFGAAIYATWTEQFRNKLVIAPFAGLEFMTGKTDSFSEHGDLARTFSGARAQNWTLPVGITLSRTYAAGTNATLTPSVTVAVTQDLSRLNPKGTVSSDLGAWTARGVNVGRTALRVNAGISAAFGNRWGARIGYSLESRAGLTAQGINGSVSYSF, from the coding sequence ATGAACCTTCGTTTACCCCTCCCGTTGCGCCGGGCCCTTCTGGCAGCCATGTGCGTCCTTGGAAGCCAAACCTTCGCCGCCGAATATACAGCTTCCACCCTGGAAGAATTTCAAACAGCCTGGAACCAGATGGCTGATGGAGACACGTTGACCATTACCGGCTCCATCGACTTTGAAGGAGTAGAATTGGGCTCCCTGCCCGCAGACGCCTCCATTGTCCTCAAATCAGACGGGAAAGGAAGCATCTCCAACTTCAACTACAAGGACATGTCTGCCGTGAACATGCAGCATCTTAACGTGAGCGGCCGTGGAACCGTTCACGTGGGCAACATGACGGAAGGCATGCTCAGCGGATGGGACGAAGAAGGAAACACCCTTTCCATAGAAAACGCTTCCACGCTGGAAGGAACCTGGCTTGTGCTGGAAAACAACAAGCTGGTGGCCGGAGACGGAGCCGTTCTCAGCCGGAATGAGGTCACTACCGGGCATTCCGCCTCCATAGAAACCAGAATTGATCCCGAAACAGGAGCCTTCATCTCCACGGTAGTCACCTCTACACCGGGAGAAATTGCCATGGATCTGGGAAAAAACGTCCGTATCCATGAAATGGATTTATCCATGAATGATGGAGTCCGCGGCCAAATTGTCTCCCATGGAGATATTTCCTTATCTGATTCCACGCTCATCTCTACAGGCGCCGTCAATACGACATCCGTTTATGAAAATGAAGATTCCGGCGTCCTGATCGGTCAGTCGGAAACCGTCGGCGCTCACGGAGGGATCGACTTCAGCGCGGGAGCCGTGACGATGCAGGATACGAACCTGAGCACCGTGGGCGGCGACAGCCAATCCACTGGGGGTGAAATACTGCTGGGAGATAACAGTACGCTGACAGCCAAGGAGAGGGCGGAAATCACGACAGAAGCCCTTGTCCTTTCCCAGGGCATTGCCAGACAAGATGAAGACGGAACCTACCTTCCCGGAACCAGCATGGAGGAAACCATGGGGCTGTTCGGAGACATCACCGTCGGCAACGGCAGTTCCATTGAAAACTATGACATGGATGCGCAAGGTTCCATCTTCATCGGCGAAGGGGCAAAACTGACATCCGTCACACTGGATGCCGTATCCGTGGAACTGGATTCCCTGTCCATAACCGAAGGAGAAGACGGAATCCGCACCGTGCGCATGACCACCGGAGCGGGAGACCAGGCCACCGTCTCCATTGGAGCAAACTCTACGCTGGACGATGTTGATATTTACGCGGAAGGAGGGAATATCTATATCGGAAGCAATACTGAAATTACAGGCGACAACGATCTTTCCGGCAGCCAGATGGCCGATATCTGGGCAGGGGACACAGTTGGCTCCATTGGAGACGACGGCGCTTCCACCCGTGGAACCGTCTCCTTTGAAGGGACGATCAAGCAAAACGCGGAAGGAGACTATGTGCTGGCCTCCGGAGAATATGCGGAAGGGACTTATGGCGGGAACGTAGTCATTGGAGACAATGTTACGCTGACCATGACCACCGTAGCTGCGGAAAATACCATCACGCTGGGGGACAATGTAACTTATCAGGGAACGGAAGATGCTCCCGTTTACCACATGAGCGCCTTCAGCGATGCGGACAACAGCCTTATCCGCGCCAGCATCATTGATACGGATGAAAACGGGAATATTCTCAACGGAACAGTTACCGTCACGGAACGCGAAAACAAAATCACCACGGGCCGCGGCAATACATTCATGAACAGCAAGGCCCCGGGCAGGTCCGCTGCCATGGATATCTCCAGGGGAGGCGCCCTCTATGCACATGGAGACATCGTTATTGGAGAAAACAACAGCTTCATCAGCAATACGGCAGCGGGATCCGGCGGAGCCGTCTTCGCCCAGAACAATATTGCCGAATCCATAACCTATACGGACGGGGAACGCACCTCCAAACTGACCACGGAAGTGCTGGATATCACGGTAGGAAACGGAACTGTCTTCTCCGGCAACACGGCTGGAGCCAATGGCGGGGCCATCGCTTCCGAACTGACGAGCAACCTCGCGCAGCAGGATGGCGACAATGTGGAGGACCTCTTTGAAAATGAAGGGGCCAATATCTGGCTCGGCAGGGACGTCACCTTCACGGATAATGCCGCCTCCGGGCTGGGAGGCGCCATCCACCTGATGGAGAACCGCATTCTTCTGATTGGCTCCGGAGCCTTCTTTGACGGCAACACGGCCGGGGAAGAAGCTAACGACATCTTTGCGGAAGACGGCTCCGTCATTCTGGCGGACACGGACGCGAACGATATCACCATCATCAACAGCGGCATTTCCGACGCAGACTATTACTCCCTTGACGACGGTCCGTGGACGCGTGGCGCCGCCACGCTGATTCAGGCAGGCGGCGGCGACCTGCTTTACGGAGGCTCGGACACGGAGGATAACGGATTCGGCGGAACATTGATCCAGCAATCCGGAGCCGGCTCCCTGATCGTGGGCCACCTGGCCGAAGTGGATGACATCATGGTCATGGAAGGAGCTCAATTGGGAGTTGAAGACCTGACGGACTACGAAATGAATGGCGCAGGCGTCATTCTGACGGAAGATTCCGTACTGGCTGGAGACACGTTGGAAATTAACGGAAACGCCGTGATTGAAATGGGGGAAGGTTCCTCCCTGCTCCTCAATGACATCGCGTTCAACGGCCACTCCTCCATCAAACTCTGGAATATCGATGAAGCGGGCAACGGCCGCGACCTCACACACACCGCCGCCGGAACTTCTTCCGTGGACAACGTCACCATCACCGGAGCCGAAGTAAGCGAACTGCCTCTGTTCAACACCGCTTTCGTCTCCACAAGCGCAACGCCCCATGAAAACGGAACTATCCGCCTGACACAAAATATGCACGGAGTCGCCGCCCCCATGCAGGGATATTCCGGGAACATATCCGGCGCAGCAGCCGGCATGGAACAGGTCCGGACGGGCGTCCGGGACGGTTCAGCCGCACACAGGTTCTTCGAAACCCTTCTGGGAACCTCCAGCGCAGACGCGGCGGCAGCCATGATTCAATCCGTCAGCGGGGAAACCGTGATCAATGCGGCCTGGGCTTCCAACGATGCTCTCAAGGGTTTTGCCGCCCTGGGCAGGACGCAGGGAGGCATTTCCGCCGCACAGGGACTGAATATTACGGCAGCGAAGCCCGTCCAGTCTGCAGACGCCAAGGGTTCCCCCATCGCCATGGCGCCGGTGGCTTCAGGCCGCGGCTCCGTATGGGTGGGCGGCCTGGGTTCCTGGACGGACCAACATTCGCGCAGCGGCATTGACGGCTACAAATACGACGCAGGCGGCTATGCCGTAGGCGCGGATTGCAAGCTCTCCTCCTCCGTCCTGGCAGGAGTGGCCATCGGCCAATCTTACGGAACTTTCCAGGACAAGGGAGGACTGTCCAGCTATGATGCGGATTCTTTCATGGCCATGCTCTACGGCCGCTACACGCCCGCCGGAACCTCCAAATTGTCTCTGGACGGGTATGCAGCCTTCGGAACCACATCCTTTGACGGGAAAGCCCGCCTGGCGGACACCTCCGCTGCCGGGAAATTTGACTCTGACTCTTTCGGAGCCGCCATCTACGCCACCTGGACGGAACAATTCCGCAACAAACTGGTCATCGCACCATTTGCCGGGCTGGAATTCATGACCGGGAAAACGGACAGCTTCTCCGAACACGGAGACTTGGCCCGGACCTTCAGCGGAGCGCGCGCCCAGAACTGGACGCTGCCCGTAGGCATCACCCTCTCCCGCACCTACGCGGCAGGAACCAATGCCACGCTGACGCCCAGCGTGACAGTTGCCGTGACTCAGGATCTCAGCCGCCTCAATCCCAAAGGGACTGTCAGCAGTGACCTGGGCGCCTGGACGGCGCGCGGCGTCAACGTAGGCCGCACCGCTCTGCGCGTCAACGCAGGGATAAGCGCCGCCTTCGGCAACAGGTGGGGGGCCCGCATCGGATACTCTCTGGAAAGCAGGGCCGGACTGACGGCCCAGGGAATCAACGGCTCCGTCAGTTACTCATTCTAA